In Mycolicibacterium alvei, a single window of DNA contains:
- the rpmD gene encoding 50S ribosomal protein L30, whose translation MAEVKITQVRGTIGARWKQRESLRSLGLKKIRQSVVREDNAQTRGLIKVVHHLVSVEEV comes from the coding sequence ATGGCAGAAGTCAAGATCACCCAGGTGCGCGGGACCATCGGCGCACGCTGGAAGCAGCGCGAAAGCCTGCGGTCCTTGGGACTGAAGAAGATTCGTCAGTCCGTGGTTCGTGAGGACAATGCGCAGACCCGCGGTCTGATCAAGGTCGTACATCACCTCGTCTCGGTTGAGGAGGTCTAG
- a CDS encoding type Z 30S ribosomal protein S14 codes for MAKKALVYKANKKPKFAVRAYTRCNKCGRPHSVYRKFGLCRICLREMAHAGELPGVQKSSW; via the coding sequence ATGGCAAAGAAGGCGCTGGTCTACAAGGCCAACAAGAAGCCTAAGTTCGCGGTTCGCGCGTACACGCGGTGCAACAAGTGCGGTCGCCCGCACTCGGTTTACCGCAAGTTCGGGCTGTGCCGTATCTGCCTGCGCGAGATGGCGCACGCGGGTGAACTGCCCGGTGTGCAGAAGTCCAGCTGGTAA
- the rplF gene encoding 50S ribosomal protein L6, protein MSRIGKQPVLVPTGVDVTIDGRNVSVKGPKGTLTLDVAEPITVERNDDGAIVVSRPDDERRSRSLHGLSRTLVANLVTGVTEGYTRKMEIFGVGYRVQLKGSNLEFALGYSHPVVIEAPEGITFAVETPTKFSITGIDKQKVGQISAVIRRLRRPDPYKGKGVRYEGEQIRRKVGKTGK, encoded by the coding sequence ATGTCGCGTATTGGTAAGCAACCGGTCCTGGTTCCCACCGGGGTCGATGTGACGATTGACGGCCGCAACGTCTCGGTGAAGGGCCCCAAGGGCACCCTGACCCTGGATGTCGCCGAGCCGATCACCGTCGAGCGCAACGATGACGGCGCCATCGTGGTCAGCCGTCCCGATGACGAGCGGCGCAGCCGCTCCCTGCACGGGTTGTCTCGCACCCTGGTGGCCAACCTGGTCACCGGTGTCACCGAGGGTTACACCCGCAAGATGGAGATCTTCGGCGTCGGCTACCGCGTGCAGCTCAAGGGTTCCAACCTGGAGTTCGCGCTCGGTTACAGCCACCCCGTGGTGATCGAGGCGCCCGAGGGCATCACGTTCGCCGTCGAGACGCCCACCAAGTTCTCGATCACAGGCATCGACAAGCAGAAGGTCGGTCAGATCTCGGCGGTTATCCGCCGCCTGCGCCGCCCCGACCCGTACAAGGGCAAGGGTGTGCGGTACGAGGGTGAGCAGATCCGCCGCAAGGTCGGAAAGACAGGTAAGTAA
- the rplR gene encoding 50S ribosomal protein L18 produces the protein MAAKTEAAAVRKPVGQNISETRRNSRLRRHARLRKKVSGTAENPRLVVNRSARHIHVQLIDDLEGVTLAAASSIEADVRAVEGDKKAHSVRVGQLIAERAKAAGVDTVVFDRGGYTYGGRIAALADAARESGLKF, from the coding sequence ATGGCTGCTAAGACTGAAGCTGCCGCCGTCCGCAAGCCGGTGGGGCAGAACATCTCTGAGACCCGCCGTAACTCCCGGCTGCGTCGGCACGCCCGGTTGCGCAAGAAGGTTTCGGGCACCGCAGAGAACCCGCGCCTGGTGGTCAACCGCTCGGCACGGCACATCCACGTCCAGCTCATCGATGACCTGGAGGGCGTCACGCTGGCGGCCGCCTCGTCGATCGAGGCCGACGTGCGCGCCGTCGAGGGCGACAAGAAGGCGCACAGCGTTCGGGTCGGTCAGTTGATCGCCGAGCGTGCCAAGGCTGCCGGCGTCGACACCGTGGTGTTCGACCGTGGTGGCTACACCTATGGCGGCCGGATCGCGGCGCTGGCAGATGCCGCGCGCGAGAGCGGGCTGAAATTCTGA
- the rplX gene encoding 50S ribosomal protein L24, producing the protein MKVHKGDTVLVVSGKDKGAKGKVIEAFPTRDKILVEGVNRIKKHTAQSQNERGASSGGIVTQEAAIHVSNVMVVDSDGKPTRVGYRVDEETGKKVRIAKTNGKDI; encoded by the coding sequence ATGAAGGTCCACAAGGGCGACACCGTGCTGGTGGTCTCCGGTAAGGACAAGGGCGCGAAGGGCAAGGTCATCGAGGCCTTCCCGACCCGCGACAAGATCCTGGTCGAGGGCGTCAACCGGATCAAGAAGCACACCGCGCAGTCGCAGAACGAGCGTGGCGCATCGTCGGGTGGCATCGTCACCCAGGAAGCCGCCATCCACGTGTCCAACGTGATGGTGGTCGATTCTGACGGCAAGCCGACTCGTGTGGGTTACCGCGTCGATGAAGAGACCGGCAAGAAGGTCCGCATCGCCAAGACCAATGGCAAGGACATCTGA
- the rpsE gene encoding 30S ribosomal protein S5, with protein sequence MAEQATGAGGPGASDNRGGRGRRDDRGGRGGRDSGEKSNYIERVVTINRVSKVVKGGRRFSFTALVIVGDGKGMVGVGYGKAKEVPAAIAKGVEEARKNFFRVPLIGGTIVHPVQGEAAAGVVMLRPASPGTGVIAGGACRAVLECAGVHDILAKSLGSDNAINVVHATVAALKMIQRPEEVAARRGLPLEDVAPAGMLKARRESEALAAAAAREGSA encoded by the coding sequence ATGGCCGAGCAGGCAACTGGTGCCGGCGGCCCAGGCGCTTCCGACAACCGTGGTGGCCGCGGCCGCCGCGACGACCGCGGTGGCCGTGGTGGCCGCGACAGCGGCGAGAAGAGCAACTACATCGAGCGCGTGGTCACGATCAACCGCGTCTCCAAGGTGGTCAAGGGCGGTCGGCGGTTCAGCTTCACCGCGCTCGTCATCGTCGGTGACGGCAAGGGCATGGTCGGTGTCGGCTACGGCAAGGCCAAGGAAGTTCCGGCCGCGATTGCCAAGGGTGTCGAGGAAGCTCGCAAGAACTTCTTCCGCGTCCCGCTGATCGGTGGCACCATCGTCCACCCGGTCCAGGGTGAGGCGGCCGCTGGTGTGGTCATGCTGCGCCCGGCCAGCCCTGGTACCGGCGTTATCGCCGGTGGTGCGTGCCGCGCGGTGCTGGAATGCGCCGGGGTGCACGACATCCTGGCCAAGTCGCTGGGCAGCGACAACGCGATCAACGTGGTGCACGCCACCGTTGCCGCGTTGAAGATGATCCAGCGTCCCGAAGAGGTTGCGGCCCGTCGCGGTCTGCCCCTCGAGGACGTGGCGCCGGCCGGCATGCTGAAGGCCCGGCGCGAGAGCGAAGCGCTGGCTGCCGCAGCAGCGCGTGAGGGATCGGCGTAA
- the rplO gene encoding 50S ribosomal protein L15: protein MSVIKLHDLRPAPGEKKAKTRVGRGEGSKGKTSGRGTKGTKARKNVPVTFEGGQMPIHMRLPKLKGFKNRFRTEYEPVNVGDIAKAFPKGGTIGVDELVAKGLVRKNRLVKVLGDGKLAVKADVTANKFSGSAREAITAAGGTATEL from the coding sequence ATGAGCGTTATCAAACTGCACGACCTGCGGCCCGCCCCAGGAGAGAAGAAAGCCAAGACCCGCGTTGGTCGTGGTGAGGGCTCCAAGGGTAAGACCTCCGGTCGTGGTACCAAGGGCACCAAGGCGCGCAAGAACGTCCCCGTGACGTTCGAGGGTGGCCAGATGCCGATCCACATGCGGCTGCCGAAGCTCAAGGGCTTCAAGAACCGCTTCCGGACCGAGTACGAGCCCGTCAACGTCGGCGACATCGCCAAGGCGTTCCCGAAGGGCGGCACCATCGGTGTCGACGAGCTGGTTGCCAAGGGTCTGGTTCGCAAGAACCGCCTGGTGAAGGTGCTCGGCGACGGCAAGCTGGCCGTCAAGGCTGACGTCACCGCCAACAAGTTCAGCGGTAGCGCCCGTGAGGCGATCACCGCTGCCGGCGGTACGGCCACCGAGCTGTAA
- the rpsH gene encoding 30S ribosomal protein S8: MTMTDPIADFLTRLRNANSAYHDEVTLPHSKIKANIAEILKKEGYISDFRTEDARVGKSLVVSLKYGPSRERSIAGLRRVSKPGLRVYAKSTNLPRVLGGLGVAIISTSSGLLTDRQAARSGVGGEVLAYVW; the protein is encoded by the coding sequence ATGACGATGACTGACCCGATCGCAGACTTCTTGACACGTCTGCGCAACGCCAATTCGGCGTATCACGATGAGGTGACCCTGCCCCACTCGAAGATCAAGGCGAACATCGCCGAGATCCTCAAGAAAGAGGGTTACATCTCCGATTTCCGCACCGAGGATGCCCGCGTCGGCAAGTCCCTGGTGGTGTCGCTCAAGTACGGCCCCAGCCGTGAGCGCAGCATCGCCGGCCTGCGCCGCGTGAGCAAGCCCGGTCTGCGGGTTTACGCAAAGTCCACCAATCTGCCTCGGGTGCTCGGCGGCCTGGGCGTGGCGATCATCTCCACGTCCTCCGGCCTGCTCACCGACCGTCAGGCGGCACGAAGCGGCGTGGGCGGCGAAGTCCTCGCCTACGTGTGGTGA
- the sppA gene encoding signal peptide peptidase SppA → MFAFLPGLPGQDDLRALARRVDTARHNGVPIGCVLELDLTSLPPETTGFDPLAVIAGGGRPLVLRQAVAAIYRAAEDDRVAGLIARVQLPAAAPGPVQELRDAIAAFSDVKPTVAWAETYPGTLSYYLASAFREVWMQPSGTVGLVGFATNAMFLRDALDKAGIEAQFVARGEYKSAANVFTEDRYTDAQREADGRMIESLQSQVWQAIAESRSLTVEAVNALADTAPVLRDDAVTAGLIDRIGFRDQAYSRIGELSGGPAGPDADADSHPDALPRLYLSRYARTTPKVPVPPIPGRKSKPTVAVVTLHGSIVSGRGGPQVLPLGNSSAGGDTIAAALREAAADDEVSAIVLRVDSPGGSVTGSETIWREVVRIRERGKPIVASMGAVAASGGYYVSMAADEIVANSGTLTGSIGVITGKLISRELKDKLGVGSDSLRTNPNADAWSSNAPFTDEQHAHIEAETDLFYTDFISRVAEGRKLTVEQVDAVARGRIWTGADALDRGLVDELGGLRTAITRAKVLAGLDPDTKVRVLNYPGSSWLDMLRPKPSSQPAAASLPQAVGGLLGQSVLSILDQAERTVTGANALWLGEHRF, encoded by the coding sequence ATGTTCGCCTTTCTCCCCGGGCTTCCCGGCCAGGACGATCTCAGGGCATTGGCCCGGCGGGTAGACACCGCCCGGCACAACGGCGTTCCCATTGGGTGCGTGCTGGAGTTGGATCTGACCTCGCTACCGCCGGAGACCACCGGGTTCGACCCGCTGGCGGTGATCGCCGGAGGCGGCCGCCCGCTGGTGTTGCGCCAAGCCGTCGCGGCGATCTACCGGGCCGCCGAAGATGATCGGGTGGCCGGGCTGATCGCGCGGGTGCAGTTGCCCGCCGCCGCACCCGGCCCGGTACAGGAACTGCGTGACGCCATCGCGGCGTTCAGCGATGTCAAGCCGACGGTGGCCTGGGCTGAGACCTACCCCGGCACGCTGTCCTACTACCTGGCATCGGCCTTCCGCGAAGTGTGGATGCAGCCGTCGGGCACGGTCGGGCTGGTCGGTTTCGCCACCAACGCGATGTTCCTGCGCGACGCGCTCGACAAGGCAGGTATCGAAGCGCAGTTCGTCGCGCGTGGTGAATACAAGTCCGCAGCAAACGTTTTCACCGAGGACCGCTATACCGACGCGCAACGTGAGGCCGACGGTCGGATGATCGAAAGCCTGCAATCGCAGGTCTGGCAGGCCATCGCCGAATCCCGAAGCCTGACCGTCGAGGCGGTCAACGCACTGGCCGACACGGCGCCGGTGCTACGAGACGACGCCGTCACCGCCGGTCTGATCGACCGTATCGGGTTTCGTGACCAGGCCTATTCACGCATCGGGGAACTGTCCGGCGGGCCGGCCGGGCCGGATGCGGATGCCGACAGCCACCCTGATGCCCTACCGCGGCTTTATCTTTCGCGCTATGCGCGGACCACCCCGAAGGTTCCTGTACCACCGATACCGGGCCGCAAATCCAAGCCGACGGTCGCGGTGGTGACCCTGCACGGCTCGATCGTCAGCGGCCGTGGCGGGCCACAGGTGCTGCCACTGGGTAATTCCAGTGCGGGCGGCGACACCATTGCCGCGGCGCTGCGTGAAGCCGCCGCTGACGATGAGGTGTCGGCGATCGTGCTGCGCGTAGACAGCCCCGGCGGTTCGGTGACCGGATCGGAAACCATTTGGCGCGAAGTGGTTCGCATCCGTGAGCGCGGCAAGCCCATCGTTGCCTCGATGGGTGCGGTGGCCGCCTCGGGGGGCTACTACGTGTCGATGGCCGCAGACGAGATCGTGGCCAACTCCGGCACCCTCACCGGATCCATCGGGGTGATCACCGGCAAGTTGATCTCACGCGAACTCAAGGACAAGTTGGGAGTCGGATCGGATTCCTTGCGTACCAACCCCAATGCCGATGCCTGGTCGTCGAACGCACCGTTCACCGATGAACAGCACGCCCACATCGAAGCCGAGACCGACCTGTTCTACACCGATTTCATTTCACGGGTGGCCGAGGGGCGCAAGCTCACGGTCGAACAGGTGGACGCGGTGGCACGCGGACGGATCTGGACGGGTGCCGATGCCTTGGACCGCGGCCTCGTCGACGAACTCGGTGGACTCCGTACCGCAATCACCCGGGCCAAGGTCCTGGCCGGGCTGGATCCCGACACCAAGGTGCGGGTGCTGAACTATCCGGGCTCGTCCTGGCTGGACATGTTGCGACCCAAACCTTCCTCGCAACCGGCAGCGGCTTCGTTGCCGCAGGCAGTGGGCGGTCTGCTCGGCCAGTCGGTGCTGTCGATCCTTGATCAGGCCGAACGCACCGTGACCGGCGCGAATGCACTTTGGCTGGGGGAGCACCGGTTCTGA
- a CDS encoding MFS transporter, whose protein sequence is MQRRAVAASAIGNATEWFDYGIYAYGVTYISAAIFPGSAQHATLLALMTFAVSFLVRPLGGFVWGPLGDRIGRKQVLALTILLMAGSTLCVGLVPTYASIGVWAPVLMVLLRMVQGFSTGGEYGGAATFMAEYAPSRRRGFLGSFLEFGTLAGFSLGALMMLGFSTVLTEAQMGSWGWRLPFLVAAPLGLIGVYLRTRLAETPVFRELAEAGEEEQQPSTELKDLLLQYWGPVLRLGGLVVALNVVNYTLLTYMPTYLKTTIGLSTDMSLVVPIIGMLAMMVFLPFAGHLSDRVGRKPMWWFSLIGLFVAGIPMFLLMGTNVIGAIVGFAVLGLLYVPQLATISATFPAMFPTHVRYAGFAIAYNVSTSIFGGTAPAVNDWLVNLTGDGLVPAYYMMVACVIGAVALVKIPETARCPINGTEIPGTPEAPPPVEYDPEGENSTDKAA, encoded by the coding sequence GTGCAACGGCGTGCCGTCGCCGCATCGGCGATCGGCAACGCCACCGAATGGTTCGACTACGGTATCTACGCCTACGGCGTGACCTACATATCTGCGGCGATATTCCCCGGTAGCGCGCAGCACGCGACGCTGTTGGCGCTCATGACCTTCGCGGTGTCCTTCCTGGTGCGGCCACTCGGCGGTTTCGTCTGGGGTCCGCTCGGAGACCGGATCGGCCGAAAACAGGTCCTGGCTTTGACGATTCTGTTGATGGCCGGCTCCACCCTGTGTGTCGGGCTGGTTCCGACCTACGCCTCGATCGGTGTCTGGGCGCCGGTGCTGATGGTGCTGCTGCGAATGGTTCAGGGCTTCTCGACGGGCGGGGAATACGGCGGCGCAGCAACTTTCATGGCCGAGTACGCCCCGTCGCGACGGCGCGGATTCCTCGGCAGCTTCCTTGAGTTCGGCACGCTGGCCGGGTTCTCGCTGGGTGCGTTGATGATGTTGGGCTTCTCGACGGTCCTCACCGAGGCCCAGATGGGTTCGTGGGGTTGGCGATTGCCGTTCCTGGTCGCCGCACCACTGGGGCTGATCGGTGTCTACCTGCGCACCCGGCTGGCAGAGACCCCGGTGTTCCGTGAGCTCGCTGAGGCAGGGGAGGAGGAACAGCAACCCTCCACCGAACTCAAGGATCTGCTGCTGCAGTACTGGGGGCCGGTGCTGCGGTTGGGCGGTCTGGTGGTAGCGCTCAACGTAGTGAACTACACCCTGCTGACCTATATGCCGACGTACCTCAAGACCACCATCGGCCTGTCCACCGATATGTCGCTCGTGGTGCCGATCATCGGGATGCTGGCGATGATGGTGTTCCTGCCATTTGCCGGGCACCTCTCGGATCGTGTTGGGCGTAAACCGATGTGGTGGTTCTCGCTCATCGGCCTGTTCGTGGCGGGCATACCGATGTTTCTCCTGATGGGTACCAACGTCATCGGTGCCATCGTCGGCTTCGCCGTGCTCGGGTTGCTGTACGTACCCCAGTTGGCCACCATCTCGGCGACCTTCCCGGCCATGTTCCCCACCCACGTCCGGTACGCGGGATTCGCGATCGCCTACAACGTGTCGACGTCGATATTCGGCGGCACCGCGCCGGCGGTCAACGACTGGTTGGTCAACCTGACCGGCGACGGCCTGGTGCCGGCCTACTACATGATGGTGGCGTGTGTGATCGGCGCGGTGGCACTGGTGAAAATCCCGGAGACCGCTCGATGTCCGATCAACGGTACCGAGATTCCCGGCACGCCCGAGGCCCCGCCGCCCGTCGAATACGACCCTGAGGGGGAGAACTCGACGGACAAGGCGGCCTGA
- the rplE gene encoding 50S ribosomal protein L5, translated as MTAPEKVQPRLKQRYREEIRESLNQQFEFANVMQIPGVVKVVVNMGVGDAARDAKLINGAVADLALITGQKPEIRKARKSIAQFKLREGMPIGARVTLRGDRMWEFLDRLISIALPRIRDFRGLNGKQFDGTGNYTFGLNEQSMFHEIDVDSIDRPRGMDITVVTSATNDDEGRALLKALGFPFKEN; from the coding sequence ATGACTGCACCAGAGAAGGTTCAGCCTCGGCTGAAGCAGCGCTACCGCGAAGAAATCCGCGAGTCGCTGAATCAGCAGTTCGAGTTCGCCAACGTCATGCAGATCCCCGGTGTGGTCAAGGTTGTGGTCAACATGGGCGTCGGCGACGCCGCCCGTGACGCCAAGCTGATCAACGGCGCGGTTGCCGACCTGGCGCTGATCACCGGTCAGAAGCCGGAGATCCGTAAGGCCCGCAAGTCCATCGCACAGTTCAAGCTGCGTGAGGGCATGCCGATCGGTGCCCGCGTCACGCTGCGCGGGGACCGGATGTGGGAGTTCCTGGACCGGCTGATCTCCATCGCCCTGCCCCGTATTCGCGACTTCCGCGGGCTGAACGGCAAGCAGTTCGACGGCACCGGCAACTACACCTTCGGGCTCAACGAGCAGTCGATGTTCCACGAGATCGACGTGGATTCCATCGACCGCCCCCGCGGCATGGACATCACCGTCGTCACCTCGGCGACCAACGACGACGAAGGCCGTGCGCTGCTGAAGGCGCTGGGCTTCCCCTTCAAGGAGAACTGA